A window from Cryptomeria japonica chromosome 1, Sugi_1.0, whole genome shotgun sequence encodes these proteins:
- the LOC131044944 gene encoding protein DETOXIFICATION 27, translating to MEEDSITSALLPAQGRGGGLRFSIDPDLPGRFWVESKATWKIAGAAIFSRLATFGLNVITQAFIGHVGDLELAAFSMVISVIVGFTSGIIIGMGTALGTLCGQAYGAQKQEILGIYMQRSWIVLSGCTIALTPFYFFTAPILKLLGQSNDVANLSGRVSLWCIPMLFSFVFFYTLSRFLQSQSKNFITAWSSALGAVFNILLCWLFVSKWRMGLEGALISLNVAWWTPVIVQYVYVTCGWCPDAWTGYSMEAFVDIWPFLKLSVASGVMLWLDLWYYKILVLLIGNTKDAEVAIDSLSICLNINTWEMAIPLGLLASTSVRIANELGAGRPVRAKFVVVVSIITSTIIGLVILVLIMVLRGNFAQVFTNNVIMQKAIYKLGLLLAFTVLLNSIQPVLVGVAVGLGWQAFVAYINFGCYYIIGVPLGMILGYTFHLGVMGIWLGMIFGTGAQTLALMFITWRVDWEIEAKAIESKLNQWSSIKSQNEKNKQTC from the exons ATGGAGGAAGATTCTATTACAAGTGCACTGTTACCTGCTCAAGGAAGAGGGGGAGGATTGAGATTCTCCATAGACCCAGATCTGCCAGGGAGATTTTGGGTTGAGTCAAAAGCCACATGGAAAATTGCAGGGGCAGCAATCTTCAGTAGGCTTGCAACTTTTGGGCTCAATGTCATCACACAGGCATTTATAGGACATGTGGGTGATTTGGAGCTGGCTGCTTTTTCAATGGTTATTAGTGTTATTGTGGGTTTCACTTCAGGCATCATT ATAGGAATGGGTACAGCACTTGGCACACTATGTGGACAAGCTTATGGTGCACAAAAACAAGAGATACTAGGAATTTACATGCAACGGTCTTGGATAGTTCTCTCTGGTTGTACAATTGCACTTACACCCTTCTATTTTTTTACTGCACCTATCTTAAAGCTCCTTGGTCAATCTAATGATGTTGCAAATTTATCAGGCAGAGTATCTTTGTGGTGCATTCCTATGCTCTTCTCCTTTGTGTTCTTTTACACTCTTAGTAGATTTTTGCAGTCACAATCAAAGAATTTCATAACTGCATGGTCATCAGCACTTGGAGCTGTATTCAACATTCTTTTATGTTGGCTCTTTGTGTCCAAATGGAGAATGGGCCTTGAGGGTGCTCTTATTTCCTTAAATGTAGCATGGTGGACTCCTGTGATTGTTCAATATGTGTATGTTACATGTGGTTGGTGTCCAGATGCATGGACAGGATATTCAATGGAAGCATTTGTAGATATTTGGCCCTTTTTAAAGTTATCAGTGGCCTCAGGTGTCATGTTATG GTTGGATCTTTGGTATTACAAAATATTGGTTCTACTCATAGGAAATACAAAAGATGCAGAAGTTGCAATTGATTCACTTTCTATTTG CTTAAACATCAACACATGGGAGATGGCCATTCCACTTGGTCTACTTGCTTCAACAAG TGTGAGAATTGCAAATGAACTTGGAGCAGGGAGGCCGGTGAGAGCAAAATTTGTAGTAGTTGTTTCTATCATAACCTCCACAATTATAGGACTTGTAATACTAGTTCTTATTATGGTCTTGCGTGGCAATTTTGCTCAAGTTTTCACCAACAATGTTATCATGCAAAAGGCTATATATAAATTGGGACTATTACTAGCATTTACTGTTCTATTGAATAGTATACAACCAGTTCTTGTAG GTGTTGCTGTGGGATTAGGGTGGCAAGCTTTTGTTGCCTATATAAACTTTGGATGCTATTATATAATTGGTGTTCCATTAGGCATGATACTTGGCTATACATTTCATTTAGGAGTTATG gGGATTTGGTTAGGAATGATATTTGGAACTGGAGCTCAAACTTTAGCATTAATGTTTATCACATGGCGAGTAGATTGGGAGATAGAA GCTAAAGCAATTGAAAGTAAATTGAATCAGTGGTCATCTATCAAGTCTCAAAACGAAAAGAATAAACAGA CATGTTGA